Proteins encoded together in one Camelina sativa cultivar DH55 chromosome 9, Cs, whole genome shotgun sequence window:
- the LOC104714216 gene encoding UPF0678 fatty acid-binding protein-like protein At1g79260, translated as MNQMEAPPLHPLLEPLSYLLGTWRGQGEGEYPTIPSFRYGEELRFSHSGKPVIAYTQKTWKLETGAPMHAESGYFRPKPDGSIEVVIAQSTGLVEVQKGTFKNGSILLKSDIVGNASKVKEISRAFELVDGGKLAYVVHMSTTSTNHLQPHLKAILHKI; from the exons ATGAATCAGATGGAAGCGCCGCCGCTTCACCCCTTGTTAGAGCCGTTGTCGTATCTGTTGGGAACTTGGAGAGGACAAGGCGAAGGTGAGTATCCGACCATACCTTCCTTCCGCTACGGAGAAGAACTCCGATTCTCACATTCCGGCAAG CCGGTGATAGCGTATACGCAGAAGACATGGAAGTTGGAAACAGGAGCTCCGATGCACGCAGAGAGTGGTTACTTTCGTCCAAAGCCAGATGGTTCCATCGAAGTCGTCATAGCTCAGAGCACAGGTCTCGTCGAGGTCCAG AAAGGAACATTCAAAAATGGATCAATCTTGCTCAAAAGTGATATTGTGGGAAACGCTTCAAAG GTGAAGGAGATAAGTAGAGCATTTGAATTGGTTGATGGAGGAAAACTAGCTTACGTGGTTCACATGAGTACTACTTCCACTAACCATCTTCAACCACATCTCAAAGCCATACTCCATAAGATCTAA
- the LOC104714214 gene encoding serine/threonine-protein kinase AGC1-7 has protein sequence MLTKPGKKLLDSSEGPKESANHTTNSNFPPLDIVHQTQQRKEMQKPSFDHKKMDSLIRPEPVGFSNHHRPTPSPKIPSSPGSNMTESQSNLNTKQNNNNSNNNSNMSSRSNSIESTSSNPSKPHTGGDIRWDAVNMLTSKGVQLGISDFRLLKRLGYGDIGSVYLVELRGTNTYFAMKVMDKASLASRNKLLRAQTEREILSQLDHPFLPTLYSHFETDKFYCLVMEFCSGGNLYSLRQKQPNKCFTEDAARFFASEVLLALEYLHMLGIVYRDLKPENVLVRDDGHIMLSDFDLSLRCSVSPTLVKSSSVHAAGGGSGSGRPVGLIDEDAAVQGCIQPSTFFPRILQSSKKNRKAKSDFGLFVNGSLPELMAEPTNVKSMSFVGTHEYLAPEIIRGEGHGSAVDWWTLGIFIYELLYGATPFKGQGNRATLHNVIGQALRFPEVPHVSSASRDLIKGLLVKEPQKRIAYKRGATEIKQHSFFEGVNWALIRGATPPHVPEPVDFTCYASKDKESMAAIDGGGGKKNNKGGGGCSTGGGDNKSNGGGDDPDYIDFEYF, from the exons ATGTTAACCAAGCCTGGAAAGAAGCTTCTTGACTCCTCAGAG GGTCCAAAAGAATCAGCTAATCATACAACAAATTCGAATTTTCCACCGTTAGATATCGTTCATCAAACTCAACAACGCAAAGAGATGCAGAAGCCATCGTTTGATCACAAGAAGATGGATAGTCTTATAAGACCAGAGCCGGTCGGGTTCAGCAATCACCACCGTCCAACCCCTAGTCCCAAAATCCCATCCTCACCTGGTTCCAACATGACCGAGTCACAATCAAACttaaacaccaaacaaaacaacaacaatagtaaCAACAATAGCAATATGAGTTCAAGAAGCAACAGCATTGAGAGCACTTCCTCTAATCCCTCTAAGCCACACACAGGTGGTGACATAAGGTGGGATGCTGTGAATATGTTGACCTCCAAAGGAGTCCAGCTAGGTATCAGCGATTTCCGGCTTCTAAAACGGCTAGGTTATGGAGACATCGGTAGTGTATACCTAGTCGAGCTAAGAGGAACCAACACCTATTTCGCCATGAAAGTGATGGACAAGGCTTCCTTGGCTAGCAGGAACAAGCTGTTGCGAGctcaaacagagagagagatcttgtCTCAGCTTGATCACCCGTTTTTGCCCACTTTATACTCACACTTCGAGACTGATAAATTCTACTGCTTAGTCATGGAGTTTTGTAGCGGAGGTAATCTCTATTCCTTGAGACAGAAGCAACCAAACAAATGTTTCACAGAAGACGCCGCCAG ATTCTTTGCATCTGAAGTGCTTTTGGCATTGGAGTACTTGCACATGCTCGGTATCGTGTACCGTGACTTGAAGCCAGAGAATGTTCTAGTCCGAGACGACGGCCACATTATGCTCTCCGATTTCGATTTATCCCTCCGGTGCTCCGTCAGTCCAACGCTCGTCAAGTCCTCCTCTGTTCACGCCGCCGGCGGAGGAAGCGGAAGCGGTCGACCCGTCGGTCTCATAGACGAGGACGCGGCGGTGCAAGGCTGTATCCAACCGTCCACATTCTTCCCGCGGATTCTACAGTCATCCAAGAAGAACCGAAAGGCCAAATCGGATTTTGGACTCTTCGTTAACGGATCATTGCCGGAACTCATGGCGGAGCCAACGAACGTTAAATCAATGTCGTTCGTGGGAACACACGAGTACTTAGCACCGGAGATCATCCGTGGAGAAGGACACGGAAGCGCCGTAGATTGGTGGACCTTAGGAATCTTTATCTACGAGCTTCTTTACGGAGCGACGCCGTTTAAAGGACAAGGGAACCGTGCGACGCTACACAACGTGATCGGACAAGCTCTTAGGTTCCCTGAGGTTCCTCATGTGAGCTCGGCTTCGAGAGATCTGATCAAAGGGTTATTAGTTAAAGAACCACAAAAACGGATCGCTTACAAACGTGGCGCGACGGAGATCAAGCAGCATTCGTTTTTTGAAGGTGTGAACTGGGCGCTGATTCGTGGTGCAACGCCGCCGCATGTACCGGAACCTGTTGATTTTACGTGTTACGCAAGCAAGGACAAAGAGTCTATGGCAGCTATCGACGGCGGCGGGGGAAAGAAGAATAATAAAGGTGGTGGGGGTTGCAGTACCGGCGGTGGTGATAACAAGTCTAACGGCGGTGGTGATGATCCTGATTACATTGACTTTGAATATTTTTAG